Proteins encoded within one genomic window of Thiothrix litoralis:
- a CDS encoding endonuclease domain-containing protein, whose amino-acid sequence MKERLVITPELNAQMHACARDFRKAPTPSEGILWQALRNRRIAGFKFRRQQPIGCFVADFFCAEKNLIVEVDGSIHATQVERDQERQHLLEVCGYTVLRFTATQVEKNLQTVTATIQNYLLLSPSPLEGEGLGVRGTPQEQTQ is encoded by the coding sequence ATGAAAGAACGCCTAGTCATCACCCCCGAACTCAACGCCCAAATGCACGCCTGCGCCCGCGACTTTCGCAAAGCGCCAACGCCCAGCGAAGGCATCCTCTGGCAAGCCCTGCGCAATCGCCGAATCGCCGGATTCAAATTCCGCCGCCAACAACCTATCGGCTGTTTCGTCGCTGATTTCTTCTGCGCCGAAAAAAACCTGATCGTCGAAGTAGATGGATCAATCCACGCCACCCAAGTAGAACGCGACCAAGAACGCCAACACCTCCTAGAAGTCTGTGGTTACACCGTCCTCCGTTTCACCGCCACCCAAGTAGAAAAAAATCTCCAAACTGTTACCGCAACCATCCAAAACTACCTCCTCTTATCCCCCTCTCCCCTTGAGGGAGAGGGGCTAGGGGTGAGGGGAACTCCGCAGGAGCAAACCCAATGA